Part of the Bradysia coprophila strain Holo2 unplaced genomic scaffold, BU_Bcop_v1 contig_87, whole genome shotgun sequence genome, aaaatttgGGTGTGTTATCTTCTGCTAAAGATATCTGATCTTAATGTTATCTCTGTGGTATATAAGAAAATAGTAGACCAGAATGGTGTGCCCTACACTGATATCAATCAGAACACACATAAGGCTCGAAAGGTGGAAGTTGAGCAGGGAGAGTGAAGACGTTTTAATGCGTGCTTTGAATGTAATCAAGGAGAACGAAAAGGGAGGATTAGGGTCTGACttacaatcaaatcaaacCAAAATCCTCACGTCCAATGTTCTCATGGGATCGCTCACAGGAGCACGTTTTGGTtactcaagtcaagtcaagtcaacacgcgtaaatcaattaaatcgAGAAATATAGGTTTGTGTTATCGTACAGTTAGTTTCTCGGTATTTACGTGCAGGTATCTTATTATATGTCTGCATTTAGTACCAATTGATACATCTGCTATTGACCTGTCGACCAAACATCTAACAATCAACGAAGTCAGTGGAGATCCTAGATCTCATGAATATTTAGTTCAACGCATATCGTTAGCAATCTAGGGGGCGAATGCTTCTTCCATTTTATCAACGATTCCCGCGTCAACTCGCCTCGATCAGATATTTTATCTGTAATTTCTATTTCTTTACAACCCGTatgtaaattgaataattaaataaaatgtttttaatcaattaaaaaaaaaaaaacaatcagaaTCAGTCAGACTCAAAATTGTAGAATTTATTGGATAGAAATAAGGTTATTATTTCACAGAGTGctaaatagtctctttataattttctttttccctTAATTGTTTTTATACATTGGCACTGagtgaaaatattataaagagacaAAGTGCACCCTCCCTTACtacaacaatattttaatgctataaaaaaaacaacgtcCAAATCGACTCATTTCAcaacagtttgtaaaaggaagtaAGAAGCAGTCTCTTTAACAACAGTTTTTAAAGCAAgcagtaatagttatttgtgccACCGATAGTTGCAATACGACGGATTTtcatatcgataactagattgaaatgtccaataTTTCCACACCAGTTTGAtgggatatttcaacactcaaagcagtgttgatatggaatttgtttaattgCAGAATCAGTAAACAAACTTCGTGTCAGGATGAACTTATGTTGAGTCAACGATAGAATTACGAACTCTATAATGTTGTAAACAACCGCACACTCTCTACATGAATGTAATGTTGAAGCATGACTATTTCTACCACGgcaaagtaaaataaaccaggcaggagcggttcattttcgaaacgtcaaataagggacctaatacatgggatgaaaatgaactcaaatgaacactgacataaatttaaaaattttattcgcaaaatatcaagggcaactagattattcaggtccctagtcaaacaagcgctactgcctggttaactttactctgtcgtgtttCTACTAACACTACCAAACGTTTTGAAACTTTGTGGAACTCGCATTTACTACTCTTCAATCGTAACACTACTCatactaaaatttgaattggttAAATCATTGGTTTTACCATTTATCCTGTTGTGCAGCCAACAATGTGGTGCAGATGAGAGAAAACCAAAATGACAGCAATTCttataaaaaacgatttatttTTACGCACAGaatagaataaaaataaaaaatcagcGAAAATCTTACATTTAGTTTCCCTGCATTACACTCAGATGAACACGCTTCAATCGGTTATTCGTACCGTCcggaaaattctaaatttacgGTTCGACATTAGAACTCGTTTCAATTCTTAATCTAAACAACAAACTTACCTCGGAACAATATTATCAAGACCACGGACGCAAATAAAACTCGATATGAAACGAACTCAACCGATTCTGGCCGTTGATGGTCCAAATTATTCAAGATTAAATTTAAGCTCAAAATTTCTTCTCGATAACCAGCACCGCGTAGTAAGTGTCTAGCAACCGAAAACCAAGGTTCTCAACCTTGCCCAAAAAGTTACGTTTAACATCCGACGTACTAGATCGTTTCTGAATTCAGTGTTGTTCACCCAATTCAGCGCTGCTCCACATTGTGTTGCACAAGAGATTATAAACTGAGAACACGTAGGGGATAATGCTggagcaatatttttttacaaatttttgatttttataaatttatttggagttATTCCTCGAcacccttagcactttccggtaaagttgacaagtcacaataaccggcaacgtgTTAAATCGTTGTTATCTATACTAGCCGTTTTTAAAAGGTTAACTGTTACGTCAAGtaagaaacaaatttgaaatttcgcGCTAAAATTGAATAGTTTTTACATACTGGCAAAGATGACACCACCTTCATGAACGAAACGAACGAAAGATGGtataatgaatgaaatgaatgaatgagaTAATTCATTGTAATGACATGTATCATCCCTACCCTACTCACAGCCATAttgcatttcaaaatataatacAACGGACGTTGAAATCAGCTGCAAACTGAAGAAAAACGAACTTTTTGTCGAACTTTTCTCACGTAAGAGTGTttgttttaacgaaaaataatgTCACGCCAAACAAATGCCAACGATTACCTGTTCGGAAGACGTGAAACGGGTCTAATGCAAACGAAATACATTACAAGAGGGTAAGTCCATCCAgccaacgatttttttttagattttctttttaaacaaatttgtgatCGATCAGCGCTGCTGCCTTCAGATCAACATCACCCAACAGTTCCAGCAGCTCAGATTCATGTGAAGACAGCTTTGATCAAATATACAAAGCGTTGAAAAATTCAGGCGCTCCGTCTGCCGATACAACCACAATACAACGAGAAGTAGATTCGATGGCGCAGTCATCTGACTCCggcaataataaaattgaccaAGAAGAATGCGACGAATTGGACgaattgttcaaaaatatcGATCTGAAAGACACGACCGACAAAATACCAAGTGAATGGCTCGAAGACAACGAACATCCGTTGCCAGACAATGTCGGCCTGTCAACCGTGTACGAAGGTAGCGAATCAAAGTATTGTTCCGTCAAATCCGTCAACTCATCAACGATTTCCAAGGATTCCGCCAATTTCGATCTGTCAGCGGACAGCCTGATCAATTTAGTGAAACCGAGCGAAAATTCCAAGGACAGTTTGGATAGGTCGTATGTGACCAGCAACAATGTTCTACCGATCGAACTCAACGATACACTTGAAGACGTGGAATATGTTTGGGACGAGAAAAATCGCTACCTGCTGAAGCCAGTGTCGAAAACGGCGAAAATCAATCCAACCAACGAACCGGAATACTTTAGCGCCGATTCGTCAGTAATACTGATCGATTCCAGTCCGGATACTAGTTTTGTGACCGCGCAAAACGAGGTGAAATTGATCGACGTCAAGGAtatcaaaattgaaactttgaGCGTCAAATCGTCACTGTCGTACTGTACTTTGACATCCGTGGATTCCCATCAAACCACTTCATCAGCATGTACCGTATCGAGCACTCATTTGAGTTTCACAACTGCGAAAAacgatttcaaattaattgacACCGACGACATCAAATCGGAATATTCTGGCGACAAAACCTCCACCACTTCAGATGGTAAAACGAATTCTTGGTCCACTCTTGATTCGAGCGCTAACGCTTCCACCGCACCGATGATCGACGAAAATGACAGCTTGTTCACGGgcagaaataaattgaagtcCAGTGAATGCAATGACGATGTCACGTCAGAAACATCTGGCGATGGTCAAATGTTTACGTGCATCACATACCCGAAAACGGCATCTTTCTTCGAGGACGATGATGACAAAACGGTCGACAGTGACATTGGCAAATCAAGTGAATATTTTACAGCAGCTGCAACGAATGATTCGACTACATCAACCAATCGACTAGGCGTATCTGCGGCCAGGTTCGGGAACTTTGATTAAATGCTTTGTTCAGGTTGTCCTCTTATGCTCACCACAATTTACTCCAATTTTCAGATACAACACCCTCGATGATGTACCGTCATTCTCGACTGACTCTACCGTTTCCAGCGTCTGTCACTCGAACGCTCCGCAGAATGATTCAACAGAATCAGGAAAATACTTTAACGACTCGTTGGATCGCATTGAGTATATGATGAAAAAGGGACGCGAACTCCAACAGAAGACATGTGACAAACCGTCAGCAGCTCGTTCTGTCAACTCACCAGTCTCCCAATACCGAGTTCCAACTCCAAAAGCATTGACCAGTTCGTCCCAGAAACGTATGCTAACCGGACCGAAATCTCCTGCGGTTAAAGCGAAACCGTTCGTCAATTCGGCAAAGAAACTAATTCAACCATCACCATCACAAGCTGTAACACCGTCTACACGGATTTTAAAGCCATTCAACCGCGCTCAATCTGCTAAAAGCCAACCAACGGAACGTAAGCTGACTCCTTCGCGAGCATCCCCGATTAGTTCGCCGGCATTCAAGAAACCCAATTTCCCGACATCCGGCTCGACAAAGGATCCAACTCAGAGTCGTTTACCCATATCGAAGAACTTCAACCACATCGTCAGTCCGATCGGAGCGTACATCAAAAACATCGCGGCTCCACCGCTGTTGGCAAACGTTAAACCAACTTCGGATTTTTTCGACTCCAGCTATTGcaacaaaatgtcaaaagaatTGGATCAATCGGTCATGAGCGATGCCGGTGCGAGCAAACCGTCCAAACTTGTTTCATCGCTGCCAGTAAAGTTTTTCACCTCGTCGCAACAGCAGCGTGTCATTGATGAGAAAATCCAGAAAATCCCGGGCGGTGTGAAATTGAATCGCATTATCGGTCAAATGCCGTCGGTCATCTCGCACCAAGGACGAATTCATTCGGGTAATCCAGTGAAACGAATTGTACCGACCGATGATAGTTTTGCTAATGTGTCTGTTATGTCGGGTGATATAAGCGTTCAAGTTGTTAGAGACGTAAAACGGCAATGAACAGTCGGTAGATTTATGTTGGTCGTTGTAATGTAAggcaaaagaaataaaaattgtttctttgaCGAATGAAATTGCTCGTTTTCGTACATAAACATGTCAGTTAACAATTCCACCCAGAAGTGGTCTCCACAGTATGTCGATGGTATCACAGCCGATTGGCCGAATCTGCTATTTTCTTCGATCTTAGCCACATTTTCAAGGGATGGATGGAAAATCGTTTAATTCATTAGAAAATGTTCGGAATAGGTTCCGACTGAAAGATCGATTAGAATGTGCTCCTAAATAATGCCCTGAACCTCAACCTTTTTTACAGAGAGACATTCAGAAGAACCAAATTGTTGCTGAAGAACAAACGATTGGATTAATAATTCGTATGAAGACTCTCCATCTGGGCCGCAATTGTCAATGAATTTCGAAATGAAGACCAACCAATGAAAACATCGAACATTGAATTTAGTTATGGGTAGGCTTCGCTCCTTcgtcatttttctttcattttaccTTCTTTTTACGACATTTGGTCTTCTGATGTCAACCCTGACCGTGCACATTGGTCGTTTAACAGCTGCTGTTCATGCTGCTctttatcagtcaaaaaacccttaacgggtaaatgtgacgcaagtcctttatcttacttacaaaataactgatatcgctgagagTGACGCATTcattgtgacgcaaatttcttgttgtaaaattttctttcacaaattttttgagtcatttttttgttgataaaacttttgcgtacgacgcgacgcacaatgcgtcaccctaagcgatatcagttatttcgtaagtaagataaaggacttgcgtcacacttaccctttaagggttttttgactgatatcaccacttttgtaagtatgtcatttcgacaacatcaagaaaccttatggaaattaaaaaattctagagaaatcaatctgaatcccaaaatctagaaaccaatcttggaacctcacttatatcgataagaacccaaattcatcgaaaaatccgatggaagttaggaagtgccagaggaatcatctgttatctcaaaatttaggaaccaaccttggaacacctcactcatgtcgaatataacccgaatccatcaaaaaaaatccgatggaagttaggaagtaccagaggaatcatctgttattccaaaaatttatagaaccaaccttgaaacgcttcacttatgtcgaatataactaaatccatcaaaaaatccgatggaagttaggaagtgccagaggaatcatctatcatcccaaaatttaggaaccaaccttggaacacctcacttatgtcgaatataacccgaatccatcaaaaaaatccgatggaagttaggtagtgccagaggaatcatctatcatcccaaaatttgggaaccaaccttggaacacctcactcatgtcgaaaataaccaaaatccatcaaaaaatccgatggaagttaggtagtgccagaggaatcatctatcatcccaaaatttagtaaCCAATCTGGGAAAAACTCACTAATGTCGACAACTGctcaaatccaacaaaaaaaccgatggaagttaggtagtgccagaggaatcgtctatcatcccaaaatttaggaaccaaccttggaacatctcactcatgtcgaaaataaccaaaatccatcaaaaaatccgatggaagttaggtagtgccagaggaatcatctatcatcccaaaatttaggaaccaatctGGGAAAAACTCGCTAATGTCGACAACTGctcaaatccaacaaaaaaaccgatggaagttaggtagtgccagaggaatcgtctatcatcccaaaatttaggaaccaaccttggaacatctcactcatgtcgaaaataacccaaatccatcaaaaaaaccgatggaagttaggtagtgccagaggaatcacttgtaatcccaaaatttaggaaccgatctagtggaagttaatacttaatgatcccaacaattccctacaagaaatacatcccaaaacaacacacaccattcaccacattaccatccatatcatgcaacaaaatatgttcttatttttgggccaatATTAGCctacaaccaaaatttcaggaaaatctatagaaacgtttaggagttgcacTTTTCTATAGGAACTAACTCACTAACTAACgtatagaaaatttgatttatctggaaattcgaaattttgcttattttcatacaaacatcaatatttcgaagttggatgcatctatgatgaaatatggacacttaaacatttcaacttctttttcatcgcatatgtatccaaaccacattagtctctatttggctcaaaagcacataaaattacctttcaaatgataccccacacgaccatgtacattttgtgtacctcgagaaatttcagtaagaacagagtacgtcttcggttaaaaactttatctgcacatatttcagtgtggatgaattctaaacccaataagaccctattcggctcaatagtacatgtgattacctttctaatgacaccccacacgaccctgtacggctcgtgtaactggagcaatttttgtaagaaaattgcaacttttcggtttttgctcacctttgaccagccacacaaacttcgaagaatttttttgaaagtggttttggccactagggtcgaagtcctttctaggcacatataaaaaattccaatagaaaatgcgtccgatttcggtaggctgtttttcaaaagaatccctcacaacTGAAACAGGCACAGACACAACAG contains:
- the LOC119084611 gene encoding uncharacterized protein LOC119084611, yielding MSRQTNANDYLFGRRETGLMQTKYITRGAAAFRSTSPNSSSSSDSCEDSFDQIYKALKNSGAPSADTTTIQREVDSMAQSSDSGNNKIDQEECDELDELFKNIDLKDTTDKIPSEWLEDNEHPLPDNVGLSTVYEGSESKYCSVKSVNSSTISKDSANFDLSADSLINLVKPSENSKDSLDRSYVTSNNVLPIELNDTLEDVEYVWDEKNRYLLKPVSKTAKINPTNEPEYFSADSSVILIDSSPDTSFVTAQNEVKLIDVKDIKIETLSVKSSLSYCTLTSVDSHQTTSSACTVSSTHLSFTTAKNDFKLIDTDDIKSEYSGDKTSTTSDGKTNSWSTLDSSANASTAPMIDENDSLFTGRNKLKSSECNDDVTSETSGDGQMFTCITYPKTASFFEDDDDKTVDSDIGKSSEYFTAAATNDSTTSTNRLGVSAARYNTLDDVPSFSTDSTVSSVCHSNAPQNDSTESGKYFNDSLDRIEYMMKKGRELQQKTCDKPSAARSVNSPVSQYRVPTPKALTSSSQKRMLTGPKSPAVKAKPFVNSAKKLIQPSPSQAVTPSTRILKPFNRAQSAKSQPTERKLTPSRASPISSPAFKKPNFPTSGSTKDPTQSRLPISKNFNHIVSPIGAYIKNIAAPPLLANVKPTSDFFDSSYCNKMSKELDQSVMSDAGASKPSKLVSSLPVKFFTSSQQQRVIDEKIQKIPGGVKLNRIIGQMPSVISHQGRIHSGNPVKRIVPTDDSFANVSVMSGDISVQVVRDVKRQ